A segment of the Peptostreptococcaceae bacterium genome:
AAACTCGGCACAAAACTTGCGACTTCGATGCTTAGCAATAACATGCATGTCGCCATAATGGACAGCAATCCGGTAGTCCTCGGCAAACTGAAAGACCATATGGATGTATTGACCATAAATGCCAACGGAGCGAGAAAGGAAATTCTCGAAAAGCTCAATATTTCATCCTACGATCTGGCTATTGCTGTAACAAGCAACGACGAAACGAACATACTAATCAGCTCCATGGCCAAGAAACTCGGCTGCAAGAAAAACATACGGCATAGACCATGTGGTAAACCCCGACCTTGCAACCGCCAACGAGATACTCAGGTATCTGATGGAAAGCTATACATTCTACTTCGGCAACTACGCAATGGGAAAGGTCTCTCTTGTCAACTTCAATATTAAAAATATTCCCGCTTACGCAAATAAAAGCGTCAGCGAACTTAGCTACATGGACGGGCTGCTCATAGTCGCCATATCGCGAGATGGTCAGATTATTGTTCCGCACGGGGGAACTATTCTAAAGGAAAACGATATAATATATGTAATAGGGCAAAAGAACAAAATAGAAAGCATAGCCAAGAACCTTCAGGAACCAATAGGAAACAAGGCTATTAAGAAGGTCATGATTCTAGGCGGAGGAAAGATAGGTTACTATCTGGCCGAACGCCTTTCAAAAAAAATATTAGCGTCAAGATTATAGAAGCCAATCTTGAACGTTGCAAGGAACTCGCAGACCAACTTAACGACAATGTCTTGGTAATCCACGGAAATGGAACAGAAGCCAACCTCCTTGAAGAGGAAGATCTTTCCGATATGAACGCTTTCATAGGGGTCACCGGCTACGACGAGGAAAACCTGTTCATGTCTCTGAGGGCAAAACAGCTTAATATAGGAAAGGTAATTGCAAAAATTTCAAGACAGAGCTATGTGCATATAATCGAAAAACTTGGAATAGACCTAGCCATAAATCCTGTCAACATAACTGCAAGCGACATACTCAAATACATCAGGGGCGGCAAGGTAGTTTCAGTCTCCCTACTTCTTGATGGACAGGCCGAGGTAAGCGAAATTATAGCCTCTAAAAGCTGGAAGTTTCTTAAGCAACCGATAATGAATCTTAATCTTCCAAAAGGCATCATAATCGGAGCGATAGTACACGACGGCAAGGTCCTCATTCCAAATGGAAATTCAATCATACAAGCAGGAGACAGGATTGTAGTCTTCTCTCTCATGTCCGAGGTAACAAAACTCGACTCTTTCTTCCCCTTAAAGGACGGCCGATAATGAATCATAGAATGGTATTCAAAGTATTGGGATATTTATTGCTAATAATAGCACTAGGAATGGTTACGCCTCTTCTTATTTCAGTAGCTCACCAACAAAGCGACACCATCCCCTTTCTTATAAGTATAGCCATAACAGCATTAATTGGTTTTGCTTTGACTAGGATCCCATTAAAAAGCAAAATGCTCAAGGTAAAGGAAAGCCTCGCCATAGTAACTTTTGGTTGGCTTTTCGCTTCCCTTTTAGGGGCCCTTCCCTTCTACATATCCGGATGCATACCCAATTATGTAGACGCTTTTTTTGAAACCGTATCAGGTTTCACCACGACAGGCGCCACCATAATAAATGATATAGAGGTGCTCCCAATGGGGATCCTCTTTTGGCGTTCCTTCACCCACTGGATTGGAGGCATGGGAATACTGGTTGTCGCGGTTGCTATTCTTCCAATAATGGGCACAGGAGTCTTCCATGTGTTCAAGGCGGAGAGTCCCGGACCGGTAGCCGACAAGATTGCCCCAAGAATAATGGAAACCGCCAAGATACTCTACACGGCGTACATCGTAATATCTCTCGCAGAATTCCTGCTTCTAATGCTTGGAGGCATGTCGGTATTTGAATCCGCCGTCCATACCTTCGGAACACTTGGAACTGGAGGCTTCTCGACAAGAAACTCAAGCATAGGCGCCTTTAACAGCCCATACATTTTTAATGTCATATCTGTTTTCATGATAATGGCGGGTACAAACTTTGCACTCTACTACAGCCTTTTCAAGGGAAAGTGGAGAGATGTCATAAAAAACACAGAGCTGAAATTCTATCTTGGAATCTTAGCCGTATGCGTTCTTGCAATAACAATCGACAACAATTTCCATATATATCACAATTGGTTTGAATCCTTCACGCACTCACTGTTTCAGGCAAGCTCAATAATGACCACTACAGGATACACCACCTTCGACTATGAAAAATGGTCAGCCTTCTCAAGAAGCATCATTTTCATGCTGATGTTCGTTGGGGGATGCGCAGGGTCGACAGGCGGTTCAATCAAAGTTGTTCGTATTCTTGCACTGATAAAGCTAATCAAAAGGGAGCTTACCAAGATCTTGCACCCACGCGCAATAGTGTCTGTCAAGTTCGGTGACAATCCGATAGCGGAAGACACACTCCTTAACATATCAAGTTTCTTCATGCTTTACATGCTTATATTCATACTTGGATCGGTTGCAATCTCACTCGAGGGAATAGATTTTTTGGGTGCGACAAGCGCCGTTGCCGCAACCCTAGGAAACATAGGTCCGGGATTTGGTTTCGTTGGTCCGACACACACCTATTCTGAGTTTTCCGTTTTAAGCAAGCTGCTTCTTTCATTCTTAATGCTGATTGGAAGGCTGGAGCTCTTCACTGTAATAGCCCTTATGTCGCCCAAGTTCTGGAAACGCGAAATGTAACCAAAAGCAAAGCCGGCTCCAACTGAGCCGGCTTTTTTATTCAAGAGTTTCAATCTGAAAAGGTCCGAAAGAACCGTTTTTTAAAGCGATTTCACAAATTCTGATATCCTCCTCAGCCCCTCAGCTATAATGACAGGGTCGTTCGCATATCCTATCCTAATATATCCCTCCATCTGCATCACATTTCCGGGAAGTAAAATTACACCTGTTTCATCAAGCAATCGTTTGCAAAAGATTTCTGAATCCATGTCCAAATCGTATTTCAAAAAAGCGGTCGTTCCGGCCTTCGGCTCTACATAGCTTATTTTCTCCTCTTTGGAAACCCAATCAGAAAGCATTTTCTTGTTTTCCCTTACAATCTTCAAGTTCCTTTCAATAATCTTATCCTTATTTTCAAGAGCCAATGCGGCAAGATATTCATCAATCATTCCGCAGCTGATTGTATTATAATCGCGATGCTTTAACACCTCATCCATAACATCTTTTGGTGCGCATATCCAGCCAGTTCTAATCCCAGCCATAGAAAATGTTTTGGACATGCTCCCAGTGCTGATTCCTTTTTCGTAAAGATCGAATACAGATGTCATAAAGGGATTCCCTTCATGGTTAAGGCCGCGGTAAACCTCGTCAGCCAAGATATACGCCCCAGCCTTTTCAGCTATGGCAACTATTTCCTTTAGAAAAGCCTCATCCATCAATGCGCCTGTCGGATTGTTAGGATTGTTTATGCAAATAAGCTTGACTCCGCCCTCCGCCAACGCTTCGAGTTCATTTAGGTCGGGAAGGAATCCATTCTCCTCTCTAAGCTGGAGTATCGACACCTCTGCTCCTATGGCTTCCGGAATGGAATACATCTGCTGGTAGGTCGGAAGCACCGAAATCACCTTGTCTCCCGGTTCCACCAGGGAAGTCAGCACAAGATTATTCGCGCCTATTGCCCCATGGGTGGTAACAATATTATCAATCTTCGCAGTCTCATAAAGACCCGCTATTTCATTTCGCAAACGGTCTGAGCCTAGTATCGCACCATAGGTAAGATGCATTTTCATTATGTCTTCAACAACCTTTTCCTTCGGCTCTCCTGAAAGCTCGATGAGCTCTTCAACTACAAATGATTGCACACAGGTCTCTGCCATGTTCACTTCGCAGAAATCCTCATATTTGTTCATCCACATCTCCACACCAAAATCCTTGATTTTCATTTTTGCTTCCTCCCTTTTTCTACAAATCTATAATATCGCCTATTCCAAGCAATTTTGCCTTATCCAACGCCAATTTTGAAACCATCAGATCCTGAAGCGCTATGCCCGTCGAATCAAAAATGGTTATGTCATCCTCACTAAGTCGTCCCTCTGTTTCACCTGAAATGACTTCCCCTATCTCCAGCAGAGGATTTTCAATGTTGACTATTCCCTTGGCAACCGCCGTCGCCGTCTCGCCCACCGCCGCCGCCTGATTGAAGTCGTCGACAAAGACCCTTGCAATCTCATAGAGGCTCTCGTCAATCTCCTGCTTTCCTTCCATGTCCGCCCCTATGCAGCTAATGTGGGTTCCCGGTTTAACCCATTCCCTAAGAATCATTGGTTTCCTAGACGGAGTTGCCGTTATTATGATGTCGCTTACTCCTACAGCCGACTCAAGATTATTGACCGCCTCGAAGGTCGCTTGGAATGAAATACCCGGAAACATGCTTCTAAGATTCTCCTCTACTCCCTCGCAGAATTTTTCAGCTTTCCCCTTCGTCCTCGGGCTGTGAACCATGACCTTCCTTATTCCCGGAAGAGCAGTCAAAACAGCACCAATCTGGAACAGAGCCTGATGTCCCGTGCCCACCATCAGAAGACTCTCTGAATTTTTTCTAGCCAGATATTTGGCTCCTATCGCGCCAGCCGCGCCCGTTCTCATTCCCGTTACATGTTCTGCGCTTAGGAGCCCCACGGGGACACCCGTTTTTCCATCAAATACAAGGGTTGTACCTATGAGGGCCGGAAGATTCTTCTTTCCGTTTTCACCGAACCACGACACAAGCTTAAGCCCAAAGATGTCCGCTTCCTTAAGATAGCCCGACTTTATGTCCATGTCGGCAACGCCTCTTTCAAATTCATGGAATACCATTGGAAACACATCTGCCTTCTTTTGATGCTTCAATACATAAACTCTCTCCACGGCATCTATTACAGAGCTCATATCAAGTACCTTCTTTATATTCTCCTGATTCAAAACCCTAACCTTGAACATGACGTTCCTCCTTGTCGTAAACACCTATAATCTGCCTTGTCATTTCCCAGGAAATATTCCCTCCGGAAATCACAAGCGCAGTTTTTCTACCTTCAAAAATTCCCCTGTTATCAATAAATGCCCCATAGCAAATTGCGCTAGATGGCTCACACATTATTCTCTCATTCTTCATCATAAGAAATGTAGCCCTTTTAATTGTCTCTTCGGAAACAATAATCACTTCATCTATGCAACTTGAAGCCATACTGAACGGGAGCCTGCCAACGCCTCCTATGAGCGCGCCGCAAACGCTTTCCTTCGATTCGTAGTATTCATGGCAAACATTGTCCCGCATTGAATCCACCATTGCCGGGCACGCCTCGGTCTGCACCCCTATTATGCGAATATCGGGATTAAACGCCTTTGCATATGCACCAATTCCGCATATCAGCCCGCCTCCCCCTATGGGAACGACCAATGTGTCGATTAGGGGATTCTGACGCAAAATCTCAAGTGCAACCGTACCCTGCCCAGCAAGAGCCACAGGATCCTCGTAGGGACTTACCTCTATAAGTCCCGTTTCAAGAATCTTCTCTTCCGCCACATGGTGGGCCTCATCGAAATTCTTGCCCACCATGCGAACCTTCGCACCAAATCTTTCCATCTTCTGCACCTTTGGAAGAGGCGTGGTCTCCGGAACAAAGATTTCAACCTTTTTTACACCGAGAAGGCTCCCCCCGTACGCAAGCGCAGCTCCATGGTTTCCCGATGAAACAGCAGTAACTCCCTGACGCAGTTCTTTATCCGTTAATGAAAGCAGCTTGCTCAGCACACCCCTTATCTTATAGCTTCTTGCGATTCTCTGGTGGCATTCCAGCTTCATGAAAACCTCTGTTTCCTCCGAGCTGAGATGCAGGCTTTTTTCAAGTTCTGTCTTGGTAATCAGTGGCTCTATTCTTTCATACGCGCTTTCTATTTCTTTGATTCCAATCATGGCATCCTCCTTATGGTTTCACTATATATCAGACTTCTATCAAAGCCCATCATATCTTTGTAATTTTATAAAAAGAGCCCTCCATTCCAGAATGAATTTCATGCTCAAGTATTCCGACCGCCTCTATAACTCGGTCCAGGCCTTCTGCCCCTGCAATTTGCCTGAATGCTGTCAGATGTTTCAATTTTAATGCATCCCTTATGGCAATACTCATAGCTTTCGCTCCATTTCTTTTTTTATTAATTATATCAGTATTCCAATTTAATACCATGCTTGCACAGTTTTATTGCGGGCAACCACCATTTTTTTTGTTAATATTTAAAAATCCCTTGACACTGCTTTAAATTTTTTATAAAATCAATTACAATAACTTAATCCATTAAAGCATTGATTGAGACGAGTAAGTTTGCAGACCGATTGTAGAGAGCCGGGAACAGGTGGAAACCCGACATCGCGAAACATACCGAATGGACTCATGAGCTGGCGCTGAACCCACGAAAGTGATAGTATGCAACACGGGATTCTCCCGTTAGAGAGATAGGATATCGGCCAAGCCCGTATCCGATAAGAGAATCGGAACCTTTTCCGGTCGACACGAGGTGGTACCGCGTTAATACGCCCTCTGTAGCTTTTGCTGCAGAGGGCTTTCTTATTTTTTGCAAAGGGGGAATTCATTATGGAACCTGCGTGGCGTAGAATACCGCATGAAAACGACGGCATAAACATTAAAAAACAACATCTATGGAGGATATGAAATGAAAAACAGAAACGGATATTTCGGAAATTACGGAGGCGCCATTGTCCCCGAGCCCCTGGAAGCAGTCCTAAAGGAACTCGAAGACTCTTTCTTCACATACGTAGACGATCCGGACTTTCAGGAAGAACTTGCATACTACCAAAAGGAATACATAGGCCGGGAAAACCCCCTGTACTATGCTGAAAACCTAACCCAAAAAGCAGGCGGAGCAAAAATATATTTAAAGCGCGAGGACCTGAACCACACGGGCGCACACAAAATAAACAATGCAATCGGACAGGCCCTTCTTGCCAAACGAATGGGCAAAAAAAGAATCATAGCCGAAACAGGCGCAGGACAACATGGCGTCGCTGCTGCTACAGTCTGCGCTCTTTTCGGAATGGACTGCATAATATACATGGGCGAAAAAGACATCAAGCGCCAATCACTTAATGTCTATCGCATGAAGCTCCTGGGCGCAAAAGTCGTTCCGGTCACTGACGGCGACGGCACACTAAAAGAGGCAGTAGATGCGGCCCTAAATGATTTTGTAGAAAATGCCGACACAACCTTCTACCTTCTTGGTTCTGCAGTCGGCCCCCATCCCTATCCTGTAATGGTTAGGGAGTTCCAGAGCATTATAGGGAAAGAGGCGCGAAGACAAATAATCGAAAAGGAAAACCGTTTGCCTGACTATATAGTCGCCTGCGTTGGAGGAGGAAGCAATGCAATAGGACTCTTCAGCCCATTCCATGATGACGCTTCAGTTAAAATGGTGGGCGTTGAACCTGCCGGAAAGGGTCTCGACACTCCCGATCATGCCGCCACACTTACAAAGGGCATACCCGGTCTGATACACGGATTCAAATGCTACAACCTGCAGGACGAATACGGCGTACCCCTTCCAGTTCATTCAATAGCCGCCGGACTTGATTATCCAGGCGTAGGCCCGGAACACAGCTTCTACAAAGATTCCGGCAGGGCTAAATACGAATCGGCAACAGACGCCGAAGCTCTTGAAGCCTTTGCCATATTGTCTCAGACAGAGGGCATCATACCCGCCCTTGAAAGCTCACACGCCGTAGCATACACCATAAAGCTCGCGAAAAGCCTTCCCTCGGACAATATCATCATAATGAACCTTTCCGGCAGGGGAGACAAAGACGTCAACCAAATAATGGCACTCCTTGATGCATAATTTTTAAATAGGAAAGAGGCTCCGGTAGTTCCGGGCCTCTTTCAATTTGTACCAATTTCATTAAATGTCATTGACCTGACTACTTACACATTTCACAACGCCTTAAATATCCATGCGCATTGTGTTCTTGTTAGTAATTGGTTTAAACACGCGCTTATTCCTCTTCAAGCTGAATAAGTCTATTTTGCAATACGATGCTGATTCTGAAAGCCTTAGTTTTACCGTCAATTCTTATGGAAACCTTGTCTTTCAAATTGTCTACTTTCTTAATTATGCCCGGACCGAACTTATTCACCAAAACTCTCTTTCCCGTTTTCAATTCATCCCTTGCTGCAACAAACTTCATTCCGGGCTCCGGCACTCGTTTCAGAGCCGACCTCTTGTATAACTCATCTAAATCATTCGCTTCAGCCTTGGCATTTCCATAAAATGCTCCGGCAGATTTTACAATAGATATTCTTTCTGTCTCAGGATGATGTTTCTCTGCATTGCTTATTTTAATAGCTTTTTTCTTTTTTTTTGGCAATGCGATTCCTGTTTCAATAAGAAACTCAGACGGAGCAGCATCATTTTCACCATAAAAATTTCTTGGCGACAAAAGGCACAACCTGCTCTTTGCCCTCGTTCC
Coding sequences within it:
- a CDS encoding NAD-binding protein, which codes for MKIIIIGAGKLGTKLATSMLSNNMHVAIMDSNPVVLGKLKDHMDVLTINANGARKEILEKLNISSYDLAIAVTSNDETNILISSMAKKLGCKKNIRHRPCGKPRPCNRQRDTQVSDGKLYILLRQLRNGKGLSCQLQY
- a CDS encoding NAD-binding protein, whose product is MVIHGNGTEANLLEEEDLSDMNAFIGVTGYDEENLFMSLRAKQLNIGKVIAKISRQSYVHIIEKLGIDLAINPVNITASDILKYIRGGKVVSVSLLLDGQAEVSEIIASKSWKFLKQPIMNLNLPKGIIIGAIVHDGKVLIPNGNSIIQAGDRIVVFSLMSEVTKLDSFFPLKDGR
- a CDS encoding TrkH family potassium uptake protein — translated: MNHRMVFKVLGYLLLIIALGMVTPLLISVAHQQSDTIPFLISIAITALIGFALTRIPLKSKMLKVKESLAIVTFGWLFASLLGALPFYISGCIPNYVDAFFETVSGFTTTGATIINDIEVLPMGILFWRSFTHWIGGMGILVVAVAILPIMGTGVFHVFKAESPGPVADKIAPRIMETAKILYTAYIVISLAEFLLLMLGGMSVFESAVHTFGTLGTGGFSTRNSSIGAFNSPYIFNVISVFMIMAGTNFALYYSLFKGKWRDVIKNTELKFYLGILAVCVLAITIDNNFHIYHNWFESFTHSLFQASSIMTTTGYTTFDYEKWSAFSRSIIFMLMFVGGCAGSTGGSIKVVRILALIKLIKRELTKILHPRAIVSVKFGDNPIAEDTLLNISSFFMLYMLIFILGSVAISLEGIDFLGATSAVAATLGNIGPGFGFVGPTHTYSEFSVLSKLLLSFLMLIGRLELFTVIALMSPKFWKREM
- the trpB gene encoding tryptophan synthase subunit beta, with product MKNRNGYFGNYGGAIVPEPLEAVLKELEDSFFTYVDDPDFQEELAYYQKEYIGRENPLYYAENLTQKAGGAKIYLKREDLNHTGAHKINNAIGQALLAKRMGKKRIIAETGAGQHGVAAATVCALFGMDCIIYMGEKDIKRQSLNVYRMKLLGAKVVPVTDGDGTLKEAVDAALNDFVENADTTFYLLGSAVGPHPYPVMVREFQSIIGKEARRQIIEKENRLPDYIVACVGGGSNAIGLFSPFHDDASVKMVGVEPAGKGLDTPDHAATLTKGIPGLIHGFKCYNLQDEYGVPLPVHSIAAGLDYPGVGPEHSFYKDSGRAKYESATDAEALEAFAILSQTEGIIPALESSHAVAYTIKLAKSLPSDNIIIMNLSGRGDKDVNQIMALLDA
- a CDS encoding aminotransferase, with product MKIKDFGVEMWMNKYEDFCEVNMAETCVQSFVVEELIELSGEPKEKVVEDIMKMHLTYGAILGSDRLRNEIAGLYETAKIDNIVTTHGAIGANNLVLTSLVEPGDKVISVLPTYQQMYSIPEAIGAEVSILQLREENGFLPDLNELEALAEGGVKLICINNPNNPTGALMDEAFLKEIVAIAEKAGAYILADEVYRGLNHEGNPFMTSVFDLYEKGISTGSMSKTFSMAGIRTGWICAPKDVMDEVLKHRDYNTISCGMIDEYLAALALENKDKIIERNLKIVRENKKMLSDWVSKEEKISYVEPKAGTTAFLKYDLDMDSEIFCKRLLDETGVILLPGNVMQMEGYIRIGYANDPVIIAEGLRRISEFVKSL
- a CDS encoding pyridoxal-phosphate dependent enzyme, whose translation is MIGIKEIESAYERIEPLITKTELEKSLHLSSEETEVFMKLECHQRIARSYKIRGVLSKLLSLTDKELRQGVTAVSSGNHGAALAYGGSLLGVKKVEIFVPETTPLPKVQKMERFGAKVRMVGKNFDEAHHVAEEKILETGLIEVSPYEDPVALAGQGTVALEILRQNPLIDTLVVPIGGGGLICGIGAYAKAFNPDIRIIGVQTEACPAMVDSMRDNVCHEYYESKESVCGALIGGVGRLPFSMASSCIDEVIIVSEETIKRATFLMMKNERIMCEPSSAICYGAFIDNRGIFEGRKTALVISGGNISWEMTRQIIGVYDKEERHVQG
- a CDS encoding ornithine cyclodeaminase family protein, whose translation is MFKVRVLNQENIKKVLDMSSVIDAVERVYVLKHQKKADVFPMVFHEFERGVADMDIKSGYLKEADIFGLKLVSWFGENGKKNLPALIGTTLVFDGKTGVPVGLLSAEHVTGMRTGAAGAIGAKYLARKNSESLLMVGTGHQALFQIGAVLTALPGIRKVMVHSPRTKGKAEKFCEGVEENLRSMFPGISFQATFEAVNNLESAVGVSDIIITATPSRKPMILREWVKPGTHISCIGADMEGKQEIDESLYEIARVFVDDFNQAAAVGETATAVAKGIVNIENPLLEIGEVISGETEGRLSEDDITIFDSTGIALQDLMVSKLALDKAKLLGIGDIIDL